A genomic segment from Xanthobacter dioxanivorans encodes:
- a CDS encoding ferritin family protein, producing MAVRSAGRKRKTTWSQWEERRVPSEYEAVTYKFHNHFRKEPAPFELSENWSLNVFYKQNREGSPLVSSVDDWEGFRDTRAFTYRRYIEMQKDREVYLDNLIDEFESRDHYRSLPTAWLDFLRNNYLPVRFPGHGMQMSAAYVAQMAPSAFVTNTFYFQLGNEMRRVQRQAYVAQVLAMDNERPDLADSDATRTRWTDGPQWQGLRELIEKQLIAYDFGEAFASRNLVVRPIFDHIFNSEIATLAAANGDDLLQLMHDDFRNHDQVYAEENTKALVDYAVGKAASNEEFLRKQTAKWLPLGEKAARGLAEALATAPGAESAASILDRTLAAQRRLMGECGL from the coding sequence GCCGTCACCTACAAGTTCCACAACCATTTTCGGAAGGAACCAGCGCCTTTTGAACTGTCCGAAAACTGGTCGCTGAACGTCTTCTACAAGCAGAACCGCGAAGGCTCGCCGCTTGTTTCTTCCGTCGACGACTGGGAGGGCTTTCGCGATACACGCGCCTTCACCTATCGTCGCTACATCGAGATGCAGAAGGATCGCGAGGTCTACCTCGACAACCTCATCGACGAATTCGAGAGCCGCGACCATTATCGCTCGCTCCCGACCGCGTGGCTCGATTTCCTGCGCAACAATTACCTGCCCGTGCGCTTTCCCGGCCACGGCATGCAGATGAGCGCTGCCTATGTGGCGCAGATGGCTCCGTCGGCCTTCGTCACCAACACGTTCTATTTCCAGCTCGGGAATGAAATGCGGCGTGTGCAGCGTCAAGCCTATGTGGCGCAAGTTCTCGCGATGGATAATGAGCGCCCCGATCTGGCTGACAGTGACGCGACCCGTACGAGGTGGACCGATGGACCGCAATGGCAGGGCCTGCGTGAGCTGATCGAGAAGCAGCTCATCGCGTATGATTTCGGCGAAGCCTTCGCCTCGCGCAATCTGGTGGTGCGACCGATCTTCGACCACATCTTCAACAGCGAGATCGCGACGCTGGCTGCCGCCAACGGTGATGATCTCCTGCAGCTGATGCACGATGACTTCCGCAATCACGACCAGGTCTATGCCGAGGAAAATACCAAGGCGCTGGTCGACTACGCCGTCGGCAAGGCAGCCTCCAACGAGGAATTCTTGCGCAAGCAAACTGCCAAATGGCTGCCTCTTGGAGAGAAGGCGGCGCGCGGCTTGGCCGAGGCCTTGGCAACCGCACCTGGTGCCGAAAGTGCCGCTTCGATTCTGGATCGCACCTTGGCCGCACAGCGCCGTCTCATGGGCGAATGCGGCCTTTAA